The following proteins come from a genomic window of Alkalinema sp. FACHB-956:
- a CDS encoding CHAT domain-containing protein: MSVTFKSLNFVLAFLSIVAVSEGLPIAKLFGTPPVIAQTVDGRKAEADRLLNQGIQLYENDQLNAAIPPLQQALALYRQIKDRNGERRSLGNLGFIYTKLGQYAQALDFENQSLAIAIEIKHRLGEGQALGGLSDIYRLQGNFDQAIEYSNKSLAIMRELKNRKEEAYALSGLGIIYHNLKDYKKSIEFHQQSLTIYTELRNQSDVINTLINIGIAYRAQNQNNQALEYYQRGLKVAREANDKVNEAKVLRRLGTFYQSSDFSKAYTAFQGSLKLWRELKNRQQEANTLLQMGDFYALWNGNCSRAIEEAYTPSLPLFRELRDRGSEARALAGMGQCYADEHAGNEKAFEVLNQGLTLAREVNDRWTEGRILTSLGKSYQSLDERKNNRWKSGILSTDFSQSPASIEQATKALRYSQQGLKLAQEAKNRWGEARALANLGRTYGVLGEHQKAIDSQKQRLIITREYQDTTAEAETLNLLGRLYAARGEFSMAIAHHQAALDLYQAPSGRKPNWLLMYLGDTYQQSGNYTKAIEVYEAALDPRKKNDPIYSSIETAIRRKMGYAFLRSNQLPQAASIFRAILSSDEEFRVSIGYGSSSKPEDDIRRVNMAELQASDYRELQKILVLQNRIEDALEVAEEARAKTLVELLFARMKGRQIPDFKTLPKPLKLAEIRQIAKTQNSTLVQYSLIDTEQLYIWVIKPSGEIKFQISKLAKMAPIEQMVAESRGSIAVISTAPTTTRSTTQPETDLQRLYQALVAPIVADLPTDPNQRVTFLPQGELFFVPFPALKDEQGQYLIEKHMISTAPSIQTLQLTREQAKKVQVNGNPLVVGDPKMPFFEGAPLTNLPGARQEAIAIAKLLNTQPLIGEQATKSTVLNQMKSASMIHLATHGLLNQNKDKVPGAIALAPSGSDDGFLTSSEIFDLKLNAHLAVLSACDTGRGDIKGDGVIGLSRSLIAAGVPSVVVSLWAVNDQSTSVFMSHFYRNLTINPNKAQALRQAMLDTMKQYPKPRDWAAFTLIGESDRQQTAVGIVNGG; this comes from the coding sequence ATGTCTGTAACATTTAAATCACTCAACTTTGTATTAGCATTCCTGTCGATCGTGGCAGTGAGTGAAGGATTACCGATTGCCAAACTATTTGGTACTCCACCAGTAATTGCGCAAACGGTAGATGGACGAAAAGCTGAAGCCGATCGTTTACTCAACCAAGGGATTCAGCTCTATGAAAACGATCAACTGAATGCAGCCATTCCACCCTTACAGCAGGCGTTAGCGCTTTACCGTCAAATCAAAGACCGCAATGGCGAACGACGATCGCTGGGTAATTTAGGATTTATCTACACCAAATTGGGTCAATATGCCCAGGCACTGGACTTTGAAAATCAAAGTTTAGCGATCGCGATTGAAATTAAACATCGTTTGGGTGAGGGGCAAGCCTTGGGGGGCTTATCGGATATCTATCGTCTACAGGGCAACTTTGATCAGGCGATCGAGTATAGCAACAAGAGTTTGGCCATTATGCGCGAACTCAAGAACCGTAAGGAAGAAGCCTACGCATTGTCCGGTTTAGGAATTATTTACCACAACCTTAAAGATTATAAAAAATCGATCGAATTTCACCAACAGAGTTTAACGATCTATACGGAATTAAGAAATCAAAGTGATGTTATTAATACATTAATTAACATTGGCATTGCCTATAGAGCACAAAACCAAAACAATCAGGCTCTTGAATATTACCAACGAGGTTTAAAGGTCGCTCGTGAGGCCAATGATAAAGTCAATGAAGCCAAAGTTCTCCGGCGTTTAGGCACATTTTATCAGTCTTCAGACTTCAGCAAAGCCTATACCGCCTTTCAAGGCAGCCTCAAACTATGGCGCGAGTTGAAAAATCGTCAGCAGGAAGCCAATACATTGCTTCAGATGGGCGACTTTTATGCTTTGTGGAATGGTAATTGTTCTAGGGCGATCGAAGAAGCCTATACTCCCAGTTTGCCACTTTTTCGAGAATTGCGCGATCGTGGGAGTGAAGCCCGTGCCTTAGCAGGGATGGGTCAATGCTATGCCGATGAACATGCAGGCAATGAAAAAGCCTTTGAAGTTTTAAATCAAGGGTTAACGCTTGCCCGTGAAGTCAACGATCGTTGGACAGAAGGTCGGATTTTAACATCCTTGGGCAAGTCCTATCAGTCATTGGATGAACGGAAAAACAACCGCTGGAAAAGCGGAATCTTATCCACTGATTTTAGTCAATCTCCAGCGTCGATCGAACAAGCGACTAAAGCGCTGCGATACTCGCAACAAGGGCTAAAACTTGCCCAAGAAGCTAAAAACCGATGGGGGGAAGCCCGTGCCTTGGCCAACTTGGGCAGAACCTATGGTGTACTCGGAGAACATCAAAAAGCGATCGACAGCCAAAAGCAACGGTTAATCATTACTCGCGAATACCAAGACACCACCGCAGAAGCGGAAACTCTGAACTTGTTGGGACGTCTCTATGCAGCTCGTGGTGAATTTTCAATGGCGATCGCGCATCATCAAGCGGCCCTTGACCTTTATCAAGCACCGTCTGGAAGAAAACCAAATTGGTTATTAATGTATTTAGGAGATACCTATCAACAAAGCGGAAATTACACAAAAGCAATCGAGGTTTATGAAGCAGCATTAGATCCGCGCAAGAAGAATGATCCGATTTACAGTAGTATTGAAACGGCTATTCGTCGTAAGATGGGCTATGCATTTTTGAGATCGAATCAATTACCTCAAGCTGCATCGATATTTCGTGCGATTTTAAGTTCAGATGAAGAATTTAGGGTTTCCATTGGTTATGGTTCCTCGTCCAAGCCAGAAGATGATATTAGACGAGTTAATATGGCGGAGTTACAAGCATCGGATTATCGAGAACTCCAAAAGATTTTAGTTCTGCAAAATCGCATTGAAGATGCGTTGGAAGTTGCAGAAGAAGCTAGAGCAAAAACGTTGGTAGAACTGCTGTTTGCGCGGATGAAAGGTCGCCAAATTCCCGATTTTAAAACATTGCCTAAGCCTCTGAAGTTAGCTGAAATTCGTCAAATTGCTAAAACACAAAATTCCACATTAGTTCAGTATTCGCTAATTGATACAGAGCAATTATATATTTGGGTGATTAAACCTAGTGGAGAAATCAAATTCCAGATTTCTAAATTGGCGAAAATGGCCCCGATCGAACAAATGGTGGCAGAGAGCCGAGGGTCGATCGCGGTGATTTCCACTGCACCAACAACGACTCGATCTACCACCCAGCCAGAAACAGACCTTCAACGCCTCTATCAAGCCCTCGTGGCCCCGATCGTGGCTGACCTACCAACCGATCCAAACCAACGAGTTACCTTCCTGCCCCAGGGCGAACTCTTTTTTGTGCCATTCCCAGCGCTCAAAGACGAGCAGGGACAATACTTAATTGAAAAACACATGATTTCCACTGCACCTTCCATCCAAACCCTGCAACTGACCCGTGAGCAGGCGAAAAAAGTACAGGTAAACGGCAATCCTTTGGTGGTGGGTGATCCCAAAATGCCCTTCTTTGAAGGTGCACCATTAACGAATCTCCCAGGGGCCCGACAAGAAGCGATCGCCATTGCCAAATTGCTGAACACCCAACCACTGATCGGAGAACAAGCCACAAAATCCACGGTTCTCAATCAAATGAAATCCGCTTCGATGATCCACTTGGCCACCCATGGGTTACTCAACCAAAATAAAGACAAAGTGCCAGGGGCGATCGCCCTGGCACCCAGTGGTTCAGACGACGGCTTTCTAACCTCCAGCGAAATTTTCGATCTCAAGTTAAATGCCCATTTAGCGGTATTGAGTGCCTGCGACACAGGCCGGGGAGATATTAAAGGCGATGGCGTGATTGGCTTGTCGCGATCGCTGATTGCGGCTGGAGTTCCCAGCGTGGTGGTTTCCCTCTGGGCGGTCAATGATCAGTCTACTAGCGTATTTATGAGTCATTTCTACCGCAATCTCACCATTAATCCCAATAAGGCCCAAGCCCTGCGGCAGGCGATGTTGGACACGATGAAGCAATATCCCAAACCCAGGGACTGGGCGGCCTTTACCCTAATAGGAGAAAGCGATCGGCAGCAAACCGCTGTAGGTATTGTCAATGGGGGGTGA
- a CDS encoding alpha/beta hydrolase — translation MKDTNWDGESLTNGDQAEAVAQDQPAQELALETQTPEIPALETQALETQALETQALETQALETQALQAQESAGSPFGETRIYYWRWEKQTIGVHYEVFGQGSPILLLPALSTISHRDEMRRLGELLAEKYQVYLFDWAGFGSSDRPKVKYSPKLYQALLRNFVQETFQEPIVVMAAGHAAGYVMELARMEPSPWSWVVLAAPTWRGPLPTMMGETKRAWFKLLQGLINLPLIGQFLYRLNTTKFFLSFMMGRHVYADRARITPAVLQEKFKITQVKGARFASAAFVTGALDPVRSSQDWLAYFQGRRIPVLLVIGENMPPKSRAEAEVVAHFGGVQILRMPGSLGLHEEYPEQLFEGIAPFLAKYLSKRKDN, via the coding sequence ATGAAGGACACAAACTGGGATGGGGAATCGTTGACCAACGGGGATCAAGCGGAGGCCGTAGCTCAGGATCAACCAGCTCAGGAACTAGCGCTGGAAACTCAAACACCAGAAATTCCAGCACTAGAAACTCAAGCACTAGAAACTCAAGCACTAGAAACTCAAGCGCTAGAAACTCAAGCGCTAGAAACTCAAGCACTACAGGCCCAAGAGTCCGCCGGTTCGCCCTTCGGAGAGACGCGAATTTACTATTGGCGTTGGGAAAAACAAACGATCGGGGTGCACTATGAGGTGTTTGGCCAAGGTTCTCCGATTTTGCTGTTACCTGCTTTGAGCACCATTTCCCATCGTGATGAAATGCGGCGGTTGGGAGAACTTCTGGCAGAAAAATATCAGGTCTACCTATTCGATTGGGCTGGTTTTGGATCCAGCGATCGACCTAAGGTGAAGTACAGTCCCAAACTGTATCAAGCACTCTTACGGAACTTTGTGCAGGAAACCTTCCAGGAACCGATCGTCGTCATGGCGGCGGGGCACGCGGCGGGGTATGTGATGGAATTGGCTCGCATGGAACCGAGTCCCTGGTCGTGGGTGGTGTTAGCGGCTCCCACTTGGCGCGGTCCATTGCCAACGATGATGGGTGAAACTAAGCGGGCTTGGTTTAAGTTGCTACAAGGGCTGATTAACTTACCCCTAATTGGCCAGTTCCTCTATCGCCTAAACACCACCAAATTTTTCCTCAGCTTCATGATGGGGCGACATGTGTACGCCGATCGCGCCCGGATTACCCCGGCGGTGCTGCAAGAAAAATTTAAAATTACACAAGTGAAGGGAGCACGATTTGCCTCCGCTGCCTTTGTGACAGGTGCCCTCGATCCAGTGCGATCGAGCCAAGATTGGCTAGCCTATTTCCAAGGTCGGCGGATTCCGGTGTTACTCGTAATTGGGGAAAATATGCCGCCTAAATCCCGTGCAGAAGCGGAGGTCGTAGCCCATTTTGGCGGAGTGCAGATTTTACGGATGCCCGGTTCCCTAGGCTTACACGAGGAGTATCCAGAACAGTTATTTGAAGGCATTGCACCGTTTTTAGCCAAGTATCTCTCTAAGCGCAAAGACAATTGA
- a CDS encoding YciI family protein — MAKYVLFGSYCENVVERRAPYREAHLAGLNQQKESGVLITLGPTQDLTQVFGIYDAPDEATVRQLIESDPYWQNGIWTAYEVKEWIQAIG, encoded by the coding sequence ATGGCGAAGTATGTCTTGTTTGGATCCTATTGCGAAAATGTGGTGGAGCGCCGCGCCCCATACCGGGAAGCCCATTTAGCGGGACTTAACCAACAAAAGGAATCCGGTGTGTTGATCACCCTCGGCCCCACCCAGGACTTAACCCAAGTATTTGGCATTTACGACGCCCCCGATGAGGCTACAGTGCGTCAATTGATCGAGTCCGACCCCTACTGGCAAAACGGCATTTGGACGGCCTATGAAGTCAAAGAATGGATTCAGGCGATCGGGTAG
- a CDS encoding SufE family protein, with amino-acid sequence MSTPTTPLPETLAKIVQRFQRVADPKRKYEQLIFYAKKVPPFPEADKTPENKVQGCVSQVYVTASLVEGAVQFAGDSDAQLVKGLVGLLLEGLNGLSPQEIANLTPDFIQDTGLDVSLTPSRANGFYNMFKLMQQKAIALQN; translated from the coding sequence ATGAGTACACCGACCACCCCCCTGCCCGAGACCCTCGCTAAAATTGTGCAGCGGTTCCAGCGAGTTGCCGACCCCAAACGCAAGTACGAACAACTGATCTTCTACGCCAAAAAAGTCCCCCCCTTTCCTGAAGCAGACAAAACCCCTGAAAACAAGGTTCAGGGCTGCGTCTCTCAGGTGTATGTGACCGCAAGTTTGGTAGAGGGTGCGGTGCAATTTGCGGGGGACTCGGATGCCCAACTGGTCAAAGGGCTGGTGGGCCTGCTCCTAGAGGGACTCAATGGTCTATCGCCCCAGGAAATTGCCAACCTCACCCCAGATTTTATTCAAGACACAGGGCTGGATGTCAGCCTGACCCCTTCCCGTGCCAATGGGTTTTACAACATGTTCAAGTTAATGCAACAGAAGGCGATCGCCCTGCAAAATTAA
- a CDS encoding nitroreductase family protein produces MTQVDQTVSVDSGNSPASAIQGTPEGAQQGTVLDVQTTILKRRSIKSFKSTPIAPEILRRLVELTVAAPSSYNLQDWRIIIIQDEAQKQALSDAAYGQPQVLQAPVTFVFAADPNAWKQDLTPIYQQGIATGAWTQETVEYFKLAIPRFQMGLGDKGREYAIKDAMIAATHLVLAAEGLGLSTCFMNGWEEDKIKAAIGMEHDPDLAIAVIIPVGYASEVRANPGRLPFAYNVFLDKFGNSYKG; encoded by the coding sequence ATGACCCAAGTTGACCAAACTGTTTCTGTTGATAGCGGCAATTCCCCAGCCAGCGCGATCCAAGGAACCCCAGAAGGCGCGCAGCAGGGAACTGTTCTGGATGTCCAAACTACGATTCTCAAGCGACGATCGATTAAATCCTTCAAATCAACGCCGATCGCCCCGGAAATCCTTCGCCGACTTGTGGAATTAACCGTTGCGGCTCCCAGTAGCTATAACCTTCAAGACTGGCGAATTATCATCATTCAGGATGAAGCCCAGAAGCAAGCCCTCTCTGACGCGGCCTATGGCCAGCCGCAGGTGCTACAAGCTCCCGTAACCTTCGTCTTTGCGGCTGATCCCAATGCCTGGAAGCAGGATTTAACCCCAATCTATCAACAAGGAATTGCAACAGGGGCCTGGACCCAAGAAACCGTAGAATACTTCAAGCTCGCCATTCCCCGCTTCCAAATGGGGTTGGGAGATAAAGGTCGGGAGTATGCCATTAAGGATGCCATGATTGCAGCGACCCACTTGGTGCTAGCTGCTGAAGGGTTAGGGCTATCCACCTGTTTCATGAATGGCTGGGAAGAGGACAAAATTAAGGCAGCGATCGGAATGGAGCACGATCCTGATTTAGCGATCGCGGTCATTATTCCAGTGGGCTATGCGTCGGAAGTTCGTGCCAATCCCGGTCGGTTGCCCTTTGCCTATAACGTCTTCCTGGACAAATTTGGCAACTCCTACAAGGGATAA
- a CDS encoding 16S rRNA (uracil(1498)-N(3))-methyltransferase, with the protein MSQIQRIVITPDQLQLPTLHLTPDQTHYLTRVLRLQPGDRFIAMTGGGENWLVQLEQRDGATLLELLDVRSELPIAVTLALALPKGNAFDDVVRQVTELGVSRILPILSDRTLLQPSANKLDRWRKIAQEAAEQSERAIVPTIADPVSWKQHLQAVQTEPQGLHYLCWSRGDSPHLMPLLQTGSNTQLPTELVIAIGPEGGWTEGEVNQGIQAGYQTVSLGPRILRAVTAPVVAMAIVAAIFEK; encoded by the coding sequence ATGAGTCAGATCCAGCGCATTGTTATCACCCCTGATCAACTCCAGCTACCAACCCTCCACCTCACCCCAGACCAAACCCACTACCTCACTCGTGTCCTGCGGCTGCAACCCGGCGATCGCTTCATTGCCATGACGGGAGGGGGGGAAAATTGGCTCGTGCAACTGGAGCAACGGGATGGGGCAACGCTGCTGGAACTGTTGGATGTGCGATCGGAGTTGCCCATTGCCGTCACCCTCGCCCTGGCCTTACCCAAGGGCAACGCCTTTGATGATGTGGTGCGCCAAGTCACAGAGCTGGGCGTCAGCCGCATTCTGCCAATTCTGAGCGATCGCACCCTGCTGCAACCCAGTGCTAATAAACTCGATCGCTGGCGCAAAATTGCCCAGGAAGCCGCTGAACAATCGGAACGGGCGATCGTGCCGACGATCGCTGATCCAGTCTCCTGGAAGCAGCATTTACAGGCAGTTCAGACAGAACCTCAGGGCCTCCATTACCTCTGCTGGAGCCGGGGTGACTCGCCGCATCTGATGCCCCTTTTACAGACTGGATCCAATACTCAACTACCCACTGAACTCGTCATCGCGATCGGGCCAGAGGGGGGATGGACAGAAGGCGAAGTTAACCAAGGCATCCAAGCCGGTTATCAAACGGTTTCATTGGGGCCGCGTATTCTGCGAGCGGTAACGGCTCCCGTGGTGGCCATGGCAATTGTTGCAGCCATTTTTGAGAAATAA
- the dusA gene encoding tRNA dihydrouridine(20/20a) synthase DusA has protein sequence MTIPRATTFPYPLSVAPMMDRTDRHFRYFMRLITRHTLLYTEMVTSQAILHGDLDRLLGYAPEEHPIALQVGGDRAADLAKCAKLAEDWGYDEINLNVGCPSSRVQDGNFGACLMLQPEQVADCVAAMMAATKIPVTVKHRIGVDDRDSYEDMVNFVKTVAAAGCTRFTVHARKAWLKGLSPKENRDIPPLRYEDVYRLKREFPDLTIEINGGITTLEAATEQLQTVDAVMIGRAAYDHPYLFATADAAFWGETTPPLTRQEVVEAMLPYIDHWTASGRRLNSITRHMLLLFNGQPGSRIWKRILTEKSCIPGAGIEVVQEALAAIPKEG, from the coding sequence ATGACGATACCGAGAGCCACTACGTTTCCCTATCCCTTGAGTGTTGCGCCCATGATGGATCGCACCGATCGGCATTTTCGGTACTTCATGCGGCTGATAACTCGACACACATTGCTGTATACAGAAATGGTTACGAGTCAGGCGATTTTGCATGGGGATTTAGATCGCTTGTTGGGCTATGCCCCGGAGGAACATCCGATCGCGCTGCAAGTAGGGGGCGATCGGGCTGCGGATCTAGCAAAGTGTGCAAAATTGGCAGAAGACTGGGGCTACGACGAAATTAACCTCAATGTGGGCTGTCCTAGCAGTCGGGTACAGGATGGCAATTTTGGGGCTTGCTTGATGTTGCAACCGGAGCAGGTCGCAGATTGTGTAGCGGCGATGATGGCTGCAACGAAAATTCCAGTGACGGTTAAACATCGCATTGGCGTAGACGATCGGGATAGCTACGAAGACATGGTGAATTTCGTGAAAACCGTGGCAGCGGCAGGATGTACACGCTTTACCGTGCACGCTAGGAAGGCATGGCTCAAGGGACTCAGCCCAAAGGAAAATCGCGATATTCCGCCCCTGCGCTATGAGGATGTCTACCGCTTGAAACGGGAATTCCCAGACCTGACGATCGAAATCAATGGCGGAATTACAACCCTGGAAGCAGCTACAGAACAATTACAAACTGTAGATGCCGTCATGATTGGACGGGCTGCTTACGATCATCCCTACCTATTCGCAACCGCAGATGCAGCGTTTTGGGGTGAGACAACACCGCCCCTCACACGCCAGGAAGTGGTTGAGGCAATGCTACCCTATATCGATCACTGGACAGCGAGTGGACGCAGGCTCAATTCCATCACCCGTCACATGCTGCTCTTGTTTAATGGTCAGCCGGGAAGCCGGATCTGGAAGCGCATCTTAACGGAAAAATCCTGCATTCCAGGCGCTGGGATTGAAGTCGTTCAAGAAGCATTAGCCGCGATTCCGAAAGAAGGCTAG
- a CDS encoding tetratricopeptide repeat protein — translation MSTNPQILLDQVAQAFEQQDYRAATQILKQLWQAHPENPWVQLYRARLYEVGGNLEAATQVYRQLLQNITIPKLITQARQGLQRVEDLEKAQRQIAIAQVTAAPDQAEPGILVLEAIELEQRQEAAKTLSRIIGIDVYTARVHIPNRGWRIYRMGPIGEMAFYGKQLQENGLPAFWVPVSSLEKLQIFQVTYIQDYEPQAVVICQNSEGQIGNLAFHWSEVSQLVEGHLPIFEQVLETDILRKGSERQRKSETQDFVLVCDLHLPRRNCVLRFCDRTYDFHQGIDFTPNHSDVQTTLRIHWNTLLSFLKQQLSDKPIYHDFSPFAETAIEFPHLLKQLDPKFYLMGQDDSPWNPAFHIYSSLAFFRNRG, via the coding sequence ATGTCTACTAATCCCCAAATTCTCCTCGATCAAGTGGCCCAAGCCTTTGAGCAACAGGATTATCGCGCTGCCACCCAGATCCTGAAACAACTCTGGCAAGCCCATCCCGAAAATCCTTGGGTACAGCTTTACCGTGCACGCTTATACGAAGTCGGGGGCAATTTGGAAGCGGCAACCCAGGTTTATCGACAACTCTTGCAAAACATCACGATTCCCAAACTGATTACCCAGGCGAGGCAAGGGTTACAGCGAGTTGAAGATCTCGAAAAAGCTCAACGGCAAATCGCGATCGCTCAAGTGACGGCAGCCCCGGACCAAGCGGAACCGGGCATTTTGGTGCTAGAGGCGATCGAACTGGAACAACGTCAAGAAGCCGCGAAAACCCTCAGTCGCATCATTGGCATTGATGTTTACACGGCGCGGGTGCACATTCCCAACCGAGGCTGGCGCATCTATCGCATGGGGCCGATCGGTGAAATGGCGTTTTATGGCAAACAATTACAGGAAAACGGATTGCCGGCCTTTTGGGTTCCGGTGAGTTCTCTGGAAAAATTACAAATTTTCCAAGTCACTTATATTCAGGATTACGAACCCCAAGCGGTAGTGATTTGCCAGAATAGTGAAGGTCAAATCGGGAACCTCGCCTTCCATTGGTCAGAGGTGAGTCAATTGGTGGAAGGCCATTTGCCTATTTTTGAGCAAGTGTTGGAAACGGATATTTTGCGCAAAGGTAGCGAACGACAACGCAAATCCGAAACCCAAGACTTCGTTTTAGTTTGCGATCTTCATTTACCTCGGCGAAATTGTGTTTTGCGTTTCTGCGATCGTACCTACGATTTCCACCAAGGCATTGACTTTACCCCTAATCATAGCGATGTCCAAACGACTCTCCGCATTCACTGGAATACGTTGTTGAGTTTTCTCAAACAGCAATTATCCGATAAACCTATCTATCACGATTTCTCCCCCTTTGCAGAAACCGCGATCGAATTCCCCCATCTGCTTAAACAGTTAGATCCCAAGTTTTACCTCATGGGTCAAGATGATAGTCCCTGGAATCCTGCCTTTCATATCTACAGCAGCCTAGCCTTCTTTCGGAATCGCGGCTAA